The genomic window TCTTGAGCTATGTAGTTACTACCATTGCTATCCATGTTCGAACTATTAATAACTCCTTTAAGTTCATTTTTCCATCTTTTGGAACGTTCGTTGGAAAACATACTTACATAGAATATTTGGAAAACATGTCTATATTCATGAGCGATACTTTTCGCACATTCCTCATAATTATTATCATACTTTTTATTGATGGCGACATAGTTTTCTTTTATGTAAAGTCTACTGTCATCAGTTAAATCTTCAAATCTAATATCAAGTGGTTCAATACCTAGTTGGTCGGCTATTCTTAAGCATAATGGTTTTAAATCCAAGATTTCATTCCCCTTTGAATAATCTCATGTGATGTAGGCATTGCCTCAAGTCAAAAAAGTAAAAATATCAATATGTAAATTATATCATAAAAACTACTCTATTTGAACTGGAAGTTAAAAAAACAGCCACCTCATTTGGCAGCTGTTTACAACGTTGTTGTTAAACTTATTTTACATTAACTTCTTCGCCACTCTTGAATAAGAATGTTATTGATCTATCTTCATTAACTGTTGCTTTTTCAACTAGATAGTTCCAAACTTCTTCATCCCATTCAGATAGAACACTAGGTCTATTTGCTAAATCACTTATGAATGCTTGGATATTTTTTGACTGTGCTTTTTTATGTCTAATCGATTCTTCAATCTCATTAACTTTAGTATTTAATTCTTTGTATTCATTATCATATTCATCATACTTGGATTGGAATTCTTCTTGAGACATTGGAAAAGATGCATTTTTGTCTATAAGGTTTTGAACCAATACAACTATTTCATTTACTCTAGCTGTATGATGCTCTATTTCTTTTTCCATCTCACTTGTATCATCGAGTATCTTGATTATATCCTTACAATCAGAAATGACCTTACTTTTATCGCCCATGAACGTTGTGTATGCTTCAATGAACCTTGTAATGACATCATCTTCAGTAATTGTAGGCGTTTGGCATTTTGTGTGACTCTTGTTAAACTTGTCATTGCATTGGTAGACTTGTCTTCTATACTTGCTTGTTGAATGCCATACCTTTTGGCCATAGAAACTACCACAATTAGCACATACAAGTTTGCTTGAAAAAGCACTCTTACATTTGTAGCTGTTGCTTAGATTCTTTCTTCTAGTTAGTTCAGCTTGTACAAGTTCCCATTGATTAGGGTCAATGATTGGATCATGATGCCCTTCAACATAAACCTGGTCAACTTCACCGTTGTTCTTAATGAGTTTTTGATCCAAGAAATCTTTAACATATGTTTTACAGATAAGTGCATCACCTTTGTACTTTTCATTAGTAAGAATACTCTCAATAGTAGATAATCTCCACTTTTCCTTGCCCATAGGGGTTTTAAATTCTTTTTCTTCTAAGAACTTCGCAATGTATGATAAGGTCTTACCCTTCATGAACATTT from Bacilli bacterium includes these protein-coding regions:
- a CDS encoding recombinase family protein, with the translated sequence MAKVTIIPSKINPITQLPHNSLNKRKVAAYARVSTLQDEQVSSYDAQVDYYKKYIAERQDWEYVDIYTDKGISGTNRKNRAGFNQMIEDAINGKIDLIVTKSVTRFARNTLDTISVTRELKSHGVEVFFEEQNVYTFESSGELMLTIMASIAQEESRNISENVKWGKRKKYNDGITSLAYKHFLGYDKHPTDPKKGFVINEQQAQVVRLIYKMFMKGKTLSYIAKFLEEKEFKTPMGKEKWRLSTIESILTNEKYKGDALICKTYVKDFLDQKLIKNNGEVDQVYVEGHHDPIIDPNQWELVQAELTRRKNLSNSYKCKSAFSSKLVCANCGSFYGQKVWHSTSKYRRQVYQCNDKFNKSHTKCQTPTITEDDVITRFIEAYTTFMGDKSKVISDCKDIIKILDDTSEMEKEIEHHTARVNEIVVLVQNLIDKNASFPMSQEEFQSKYDEYDNEYKELNTKVNEIEESIRHKKAQSKNIQAFISDLANRPSVLSEWDEEVWNYLVEKATVNEDRSITFLFKSGEEVNVK